Proteins co-encoded in one Christiangramia fulva genomic window:
- a CDS encoding ABC transporter ATP-binding protein, with protein sequence MGNLKHLNKYFYKYKWKLLIGLIITIAARIFAIYYVPLIGRSTKIIEKYLNGEVTDISEVKHQLLINILLIAGTTLISAFFTFLMRQTFIVVSRHMEYDLKNEVYKHYQELSLNFYKKNRTGDLMNRISDDVSKVRMYLGPAIMYSVTTFTSTVVVLIFMIKSAPELTLYTVIPLPILSFAIYRLSVAIHKRSTIVQQYLSKLNTFTQESFSGIAVIKSYSIEPSTTSNFTTLSNASRDKNIDLVKVQAFFFPLMVLLIGISNIIVIYIGGRQILSGQIENIDVLVEFILYVNMLTWPVASIGWVTSLVQQADASQERINEFLNVKPDITNPKEEPDEIKGNIEFKNVSFTYDDTNITALKDVSFKIDSGQTLAIIGKTGSGKSTILELIGRLYDIDEGEILIDGRNIKKLNLDSLRKSIGYVPQDAFLFSDSIRNNINFGKTEADEKEIIQAAKNASVHKNIIGFSKGYDTVLGERGITLSGGQKQRVSIARAIIHDPEILLFDDCLSAVDTETEEEILNNLFEITKNKTTIIVSHRVSSAKNADKIIILEDGKIIQEGSHSKLLSQSGYYKELYAKQLNEKEM encoded by the coding sequence ATGGGAAATTTAAAGCACCTCAATAAATATTTTTATAAGTACAAATGGAAACTTCTCATAGGTTTGATCATTACGATCGCCGCCAGGATTTTTGCCATTTATTATGTGCCACTGATTGGAAGGAGCACCAAGATCATTGAAAAATATCTCAATGGCGAGGTCACAGATATTTCAGAAGTGAAACATCAGCTTCTGATCAATATTTTGCTGATTGCCGGCACCACACTTATTTCTGCATTTTTTACTTTTTTGATGAGGCAGACCTTCATCGTGGTTTCAAGGCATATGGAATATGACCTTAAGAATGAAGTCTATAAACATTACCAGGAACTTTCCCTTAATTTTTACAAAAAGAACCGAACCGGGGATCTGATGAACCGCATCAGTGATGATGTTTCAAAGGTGCGTATGTACCTGGGACCGGCGATCATGTACAGCGTTACCACTTTCACCTCAACAGTGGTGGTATTGATCTTTATGATCAAATCGGCGCCTGAATTAACTCTTTATACGGTTATTCCCCTGCCTATTCTCTCGTTTGCTATTTACAGGCTTAGCGTGGCGATACATAAAAGAAGTACCATTGTACAGCAATATTTATCGAAACTCAACACTTTTACCCAGGAAAGTTTTAGCGGGATCGCAGTGATCAAATCTTATAGTATTGAACCCTCTACAACTTCAAATTTTACCACACTTTCTAATGCAAGCCGGGATAAGAATATTGATCTGGTGAAAGTGCAGGCCTTCTTTTTCCCGCTGATGGTTTTACTCATCGGGATAAGCAATATCATTGTTATCTATATAGGTGGCCGCCAAATTCTTTCCGGGCAAATAGAAAACATAGACGTACTGGTAGAATTTATCCTGTACGTGAACATGCTCACCTGGCCGGTAGCCTCGATAGGCTGGGTAACTTCATTAGTGCAACAGGCCGATGCTTCGCAGGAGCGGATCAATGAATTTTTAAACGTAAAACCTGATATTACCAATCCCAAAGAGGAACCCGATGAAATAAAGGGTAATATCGAATTCAAAAATGTAAGTTTTACTTATGACGATACCAATATTACCGCACTGAAAGATGTTTCTTTTAAAATTGACAGTGGGCAAACGCTTGCGATCATTGGTAAAACAGGTTCCGGGAAATCGACGATCCTTGAGCTCATTGGCCGACTTTACGATATTGATGAGGGCGAAATTCTCATCGACGGAAGGAATATTAAGAAACTGAATCTTGACAGCCTTCGTAAAAGTATAGGATATGTGCCGCAGGACGCTTTCCTTTTTAGTGACAGCATCAGGAATAATATCAACTTCGGTAAAACTGAAGCCGACGAAAAGGAAATCATTCAGGCAGCCAAAAATGCTTCCGTTCATAAAAATATCATCGGTTTCAGTAAAGGTTATGACACGGTTCTTGGCGAAAGGGGAATTACTCTTTCCGGCGGACAAAAGCAGCGGGTTTCCATCGCACGCGCTATTATTCATGATCCTGAAATTTTACTTTTTGACGATTGCCTTTCCGCAGTAGACACAGAAACCGAAGAGGAAATTCTGAACAATTTGTTCGAAATCACTAAGAATAAAACCACCATAATTGTAAGCCACCGTGTTTCTTCCGCAAAAAATGCTGATAAAATTATCATTCTTGAAGATGGAAAAATCATTCAGGAAGGCTCACATAGCAAGTTATTGAGCCAGAGTGGATATTATAAAGAGTTGTACGCAAAACAACTAAATGAAAAAGAAATGTGA
- a CDS encoding PUR family DNA/RNA-binding protein encodes MSDKDMMEKEEIFSKVLRAGRRTYFFDVRSTRAEDYYLTITESKKFTNDDGSFYYKKHKIYLYKEDFDGFKEILEEMTNYIIDEKGEEVISERHQKDFKKEYDDEKAPATAASASTSPEKFTDLSFDDI; translated from the coding sequence ATGAGCGACAAGGATATGATGGAGAAAGAAGAAATATTCTCTAAAGTTTTAAGAGCGGGAAGAAGAACCTACTTCTTTGATGTTAGATCCACCCGCGCAGAGGACTACTACCTTACAATCACTGAAAGCAAAAAATTCACTAATGATGATGGTTCTTTCTATTACAAAAAACACAAAATCTATCTTTACAAGGAAGATTTTGACGGATTTAAAGAAATCCTTGAAGAAATGACCAATTATATCATTGATGAAAAAGGAGAAGAAGTGATTAGCGAACGTCACCAGAAGGATTTCAAAAAGGAATATGATGATGAGAAAGCTCCGGCAACGGCAGCTTCGGCTTCAACAAGTCCTGAAAAATTCACAGATCTTAGTTTCGACGATATTTAG
- a CDS encoding M14 family metallopeptidase, whose product MRKLLLLFLFISLQLQAQTEEITLDYYLPDNVNYNPEIPVPQDIIGFVPGEWHVTHDLLLNYMNKLAEVSPRINIENRGTTYEGRPLVLLTISSPENLQNIEQIRQNHLKLIEKNSEAVNTKNMPVVINQGFSIHGNEPSGANAALIYAYYLAAAEGPEIENTLKNTVILLDPSFNPDGLQRFAYWANTNRSKNINPDPQDREYDEVWPGGRTNHYWFDLNRDWLPVQLPETQARIATFHKWYPNILTDHHEMGPNSTFFFQPGIPSRTHPLTPQMNQDLTKEIGTFHAKALDSIGSLYFTEENYDDFYYGKGSTFPDINGSIGILFEQASSRGHAQETENGILTFPFTIRNQFTAALSTLEASQKMRQKLLNYQRSFYENARKSATDGAWAFGNSKDPVSAYKLAEILKRHQVEVYSVADNFSENGEKFSKGSAYIVPKNQRQHRLVEAMFEKRTSFQDSLFYDISAWTFPLAFNLDYTENASMKKAGQKIENLEIPQPEKPGKSDYAYLLDWNNYYSPKALNMILNKGLRAKVAMKEFSLNSQKYDYGTIMIPVQNQKLSSAEIHKFLTEVSEESHVKITAANTGMTKGINLGSGEFKALQPQKVALIVGEGISSYDAGEIWHLFDQRYDMKITKLDTRNLPRTNLSKYTDIILPNTWNLDQSAASSLKEWVREGGTLIGYRNAANWLKKNDFIDFKSKENKLVAKDISFEERGDFRGAQGIGGAIFEAKLDRSHPIAFGYKNDKIALFRNTTLFLEPDEQSYNNPIKYTKNPLLSGYISKPNLDSLANSVPFKHEKLGRGDVIIFTDNTNFRAFWYGTNKLLMNAIFFGKEM is encoded by the coding sequence ATGCGAAAACTCCTACTTTTATTTCTTTTTATTAGCCTACAACTTCAGGCTCAAACAGAAGAAATCACTCTGGATTATTATCTTCCCGACAATGTAAATTACAATCCTGAAATCCCTGTTCCTCAGGATATTATTGGCTTTGTTCCCGGTGAATGGCATGTCACGCATGACCTGCTGTTAAATTACATGAATAAGCTCGCAGAAGTTTCACCGCGTATAAATATTGAAAATCGCGGAACGACCTATGAAGGGCGGCCTTTGGTTTTACTCACCATTTCTTCCCCTGAAAATCTTCAAAATATTGAACAAATAAGGCAGAATCATCTTAAACTGATCGAAAAAAATTCCGAAGCGGTAAACACTAAAAATATGCCTGTGGTGATCAATCAGGGCTTTTCCATCCATGGAAACGAACCCAGTGGAGCAAATGCTGCTTTGATCTATGCTTATTATCTCGCTGCTGCGGAAGGCCCTGAAATTGAAAATACACTTAAGAATACGGTAATCCTTCTGGATCCATCTTTTAATCCGGACGGACTGCAGCGTTTCGCTTACTGGGCGAATACGAACAGAAGCAAAAATATCAATCCCGATCCTCAGGACCGTGAATATGACGAGGTATGGCCGGGCGGGAGAACCAACCACTATTGGTTTGACCTCAACCGTGACTGGTTGCCGGTACAATTGCCCGAAACACAGGCGAGGATCGCAACCTTCCATAAATGGTATCCGAATATCCTTACCGATCATCACGAAATGGGACCCAATTCCACTTTCTTTTTTCAGCCGGGAATCCCTTCCAGGACTCACCCGCTTACCCCGCAAATGAACCAGGATCTCACCAAAGAAATCGGGACCTTTCATGCAAAAGCATTAGATAGCATTGGTTCACTTTATTTCACCGAAGAGAACTATGACGACTTTTATTACGGAAAGGGTTCAACATTTCCCGATATTAACGGAAGTATAGGTATTCTTTTCGAACAGGCCAGTTCCCGTGGTCATGCGCAGGAAACAGAGAATGGTATTCTCACCTTTCCGTTTACTATAAGAAATCAATTCACTGCAGCACTTTCTACACTGGAAGCCTCACAGAAAATGAGACAGAAACTGCTTAATTACCAGCGCAGTTTTTATGAGAACGCCAGAAAATCGGCTACTGATGGTGCCTGGGCCTTTGGAAATTCAAAAGATCCCGTGAGTGCCTATAAACTGGCCGAAATCCTGAAAAGACACCAGGTCGAGGTCTATAGTGTAGCCGACAATTTTTCAGAAAACGGAGAGAAATTCAGTAAGGGCTCGGCTTATATAGTGCCTAAAAATCAAAGGCAGCATCGCCTGGTGGAAGCCATGTTCGAAAAAAGAACGAGTTTCCAGGACAGCCTTTTTTACGATATTTCTGCATGGACCTTCCCGCTCGCTTTCAATCTTGATTATACCGAAAATGCTTCCATGAAAAAGGCGGGGCAGAAAATAGAAAACCTTGAAATTCCGCAGCCCGAAAAACCCGGCAAAAGTGATTATGCCTACTTGCTTGACTGGAACAATTATTATTCTCCCAAAGCGCTGAACATGATACTGAATAAAGGTTTGCGTGCAAAAGTTGCCATGAAAGAATTCAGTTTAAATAGTCAAAAATATGATTACGGCACTATCATGATCCCGGTGCAGAATCAGAAATTATCATCAGCAGAAATTCATAAGTTCCTCACTGAAGTTTCCGAAGAAAGCCATGTTAAAATAACTGCGGCGAATACCGGGATGACCAAAGGGATCAACCTGGGGAGCGGGGAATTCAAGGCCTTGCAGCCTCAAAAGGTAGCTTTGATCGTCGGGGAAGGCATCAGCTCTTATGACGCCGGCGAAATCTGGCATTTATTTGACCAGCGCTATGATATGAAGATCACCAAACTGGATACGCGGAACCTGCCGCGTACAAATTTGAGCAAATACACAGATATCATTCTTCCAAACACATGGAACCTTGATCAATCAGCTGCTTCCAGCCTGAAAGAATGGGTTCGCGAAGGCGGAACGCTTATTGGCTACCGAAATGCCGCAAACTGGCTTAAGAAAAACGATTTCATAGATTTTAAATCCAAAGAAAATAAGCTGGTTGCAAAAGATATAAGTTTTGAAGAACGTGGAGATTTTCGCGGCGCACAGGGTATTGGCGGGGCTATTTTTGAAGCGAAACTTGACAGAAGCCATCCTATCGCTTTTGGTTATAAAAACGATAAAATCGCACTTTTCAGAAATACGACCTTATTTCTGGAACCCGACGAACAGAGCTATAACAATCCTATCAAATACACAAAAAATCCTTTGCTGAGTGGCTATATAAGTAAACCCAATCTGGATTCACTCGCAAATTCGGTTCCTTTCAAACACGAAAAGCTGGGCCGTGGGGATGTGATCATTTTCACCGATAACACAAACTTTCGCGCGTTTTGGTATGGAACGAATAAATTATTAATGAATGCCATTTTCTTTGGAAAGGAGATGTAA
- a CDS encoding TrkH family potassium uptake protein: MKFSGFRSRLRDERFLNFLNRFSFFLSLIAILVAIYDLGFRHPQYSEEELNKFYFIILITGVATIILRYFLFKIKFRLKVRIFDTLLGSLFFILILVKMDTLRDNLGFLESLNKMLYVYLAAFIYFIREFATVEFNFNRQNLNPAQLFMAGFLFIILTGAGLLMLPNATHNGISALDALFTSTSAVCVTGLIVVDTGSYFTGFGQGVILLLMQLGGLGIMTFASYFSYFFRGQTSYKNQLMLKDATNSEKIGEVISVLKKILYITLIVEFLGGIFIYFSLNKSEMALISDRIFFSVFHAVSGFCNAGFSTLENSLYEPGFRHNYTLQMVVACLFILGGIGFPIVLNLYKYVVYKLKHGLLRIQKKKERIHLPWMININTRIVIVTTGILLAVGTLGFYAFEYNNTLAEHSWYGKIVVSFFGAATPRTAGFNSVDTGALNFSTLMMIFLLMWIGASPASTGGGIKTSTIAIATLNFFSLARGKDRIEIYKREISYASVRRAFAIISLSLMVIGMAVFMIASFDEDKTLLSIAFECFSAYSTVGLSTGITASLSAPSKIVLIFTMFIGRVSMLTILIALLRRVKHLNYRYPTDEILIN; this comes from the coding sequence GTGAAATTCTCCGGATTCAGAAGTAGATTAAGGGATGAGAGATTTTTAAATTTCTTAAACCGTTTTTCGTTTTTTCTAAGTCTGATCGCTATTTTGGTCGCGATCTATGATCTGGGTTTCAGGCATCCCCAGTATAGTGAGGAGGAATTAAATAAATTCTATTTCATCATTCTTATTACAGGGGTAGCCACCATCATTCTTCGGTATTTTCTTTTTAAGATCAAGTTCAGACTGAAGGTTCGGATCTTTGACACTTTGCTGGGATCTCTGTTTTTTATTCTGATTTTGGTGAAAATGGATACTCTGCGAGATAACCTCGGATTCCTGGAAAGTCTGAATAAAATGCTCTATGTTTATTTAGCAGCATTTATTTATTTCATAAGGGAATTTGCAACCGTAGAATTTAATTTTAATCGACAGAATCTCAACCCGGCGCAGCTTTTTATGGCCGGTTTTCTTTTTATAATTTTAACGGGAGCGGGCCTTTTAATGCTTCCCAACGCTACACATAATGGCATTAGCGCACTGGATGCCCTTTTTACTTCCACCAGTGCCGTTTGCGTCACCGGCCTGATCGTTGTCGATACAGGATCTTATTTTACGGGATTCGGCCAAGGCGTGATCTTACTGTTAATGCAGCTTGGAGGTCTGGGAATTATGACTTTTGCCAGCTATTTCAGCTATTTTTTCAGAGGTCAGACTTCGTATAAAAATCAGTTAATGCTGAAAGACGCTACTAATTCCGAAAAAATTGGTGAAGTCATAAGTGTCTTAAAAAAGATCCTTTATATCACTTTGATCGTGGAATTTTTAGGGGGAATTTTTATTTATTTCAGTCTGAATAAAAGTGAAATGGCGCTAATCTCTGACAGGATCTTCTTTTCAGTTTTTCATGCTGTCAGCGGATTTTGTAATGCGGGTTTCTCTACCCTGGAAAACAGCCTTTACGAACCCGGTTTTCGGCATAATTATACACTTCAAATGGTAGTCGCCTGCCTTTTTATCCTTGGCGGAATTGGTTTTCCCATCGTTCTGAACCTCTATAAATATGTGGTGTATAAGTTGAAACATGGGCTACTAAGAATTCAGAAGAAAAAGGAAAGGATCCATTTGCCCTGGATGATCAATATCAATACCCGAATTGTGATCGTTACCACAGGAATTTTGCTTGCGGTAGGAACGCTTGGATTTTACGCTTTCGAATATAACAATACACTTGCAGAACACAGCTGGTATGGAAAGATCGTCGTTTCGTTTTTTGGAGCAGCAACTCCACGTACAGCGGGTTTCAATTCGGTAGACACAGGAGCCCTTAATTTCAGTACTTTAATGATGATATTCCTGTTGATGTGGATAGGTGCTTCTCCTGCCTCCACCGGTGGTGGTATTAAAACAAGTACCATTGCGATTGCAACTTTGAACTTTTTTAGTCTTGCAAGGGGCAAAGATCGCATAGAGATTTATAAAAGGGAAATTTCTTACGCTTCAGTAAGAAGGGCTTTTGCGATCATCTCATTATCTTTAATGGTGATTGGAATGGCCGTTTTCATGATCGCTTCCTTTGATGAAGACAAAACACTTCTAAGTATCGCCTTTGAATGTTTTTCGGCATACAGTACGGTGGGCTTGTCAACGGGGATCACTGCAAGTCTTTCGGCTCCTTCAAAAATAGTGCTCATCTTCACCATGTTTATAGGCCGGGTAAGCATGCTTACCATTTTGATCGCCCTTCTGAGAAGAGTGAAACATTTAAATTATCGTTATCCCACCGATGAGATTTTAATAAACTAA
- a CDS encoding potassium channel family protein: MKYIVIGLGIFGSSIAEKLTGMGNEVIGVDVNLGKVEGIKEKITHAVGLDATDVEAVKNLPLKDTDVVIVGIGEDRGANIMAAALMKQMHVKRLIARAVDPLQRMVLEAMGVKEIIHPEKETADRWAQKLNMEGVVDSFELDSEYSIVETRIPPEYDGKAIKDLQLKKEFNVIILTTMKVSHTKNELGAETEKPTVQGIARADTILSQDEIMVLYGYNKDIERLLEEHRKFKEGI; encoded by the coding sequence ATGAAGTATATTGTTATTGGACTTGGAATTTTTGGATCTTCAATAGCCGAAAAACTCACCGGTATGGGGAATGAGGTGATTGGAGTAGATGTAAATCTGGGAAAGGTAGAAGGGATCAAAGAGAAGATCACTCACGCCGTGGGCCTTGATGCCACCGATGTGGAAGCAGTAAAAAACCTTCCTCTTAAAGATACCGATGTGGTAATTGTTGGAATTGGGGAAGACAGGGGAGCCAATATTATGGCTGCCGCCCTTATGAAACAGATGCATGTAAAACGACTTATTGCAAGGGCTGTGGATCCTTTACAGCGAATGGTTTTGGAAGCAATGGGTGTAAAAGAGATCATTCATCCCGAAAAGGAAACTGCCGACCGCTGGGCACAGAAGTTAAATATGGAAGGAGTGGTAGATAGTTTTGAACTTGATAGCGAGTATAGTATAGTAGAAACAAGAATTCCACCGGAATATGATGGAAAAGCAATTAAAGACCTTCAGTTAAAAAAGGAATTTAATGTGATCATTCTTACTACTATGAAGGTATCCCATACTAAAAATGAATTGGGAGCAGAAACTGAAAAACCCACCGTGCAGGGAATTGCAAGGGCCGATACCATTTTATCTCAAGATGAGATTATGGTACTTTATGGGTACAACAAAGATATTGAGAGGTTGCTGGAAGAACACCGA